The Breoghania sp. L-A4 sequence CCGCACGGGCTGGACGCGGATACATTCCACAATCTCGGAACGGATGCCAGGGCAACCGCCCGCGCCCGGATCTTTGCGGACAATTCCGAGTTTCAGAATGCCTTCATCGTGCTCAACGCCAACCGCAATCAGCCGCGCAAGCGCATCGACCTGACGATCCTCGGGTTCGCGGAGTTCGCCCGCGGCAAGCCGGAAACCGTCAAGCTGTTCCTGCACATGGGCGCGCGTGATCTGGGCTGGGATATTCCCGAGCTGGTGCGCCGTTATGGCATCGAGGACCGCACGCTGATGTCGACCGCGCAGGCCCACATGCCCGGTGTTTCGGAGGCGCATCTCAACCTCGTCTACAACGCCTGCGACGTCGGCGTGAACACGGCAGAGGCGGAAGGCTGGGGACTGGTCAGCCACGAGCACGCGGCGACCGGTGCAGCCCAGATCGTCCCCGGCCACACGGCTTACAATGAGTTGTGGGATAACGCCGCGATCCGGCTGGAGCCGGCGCTGACCACCATAGATCCCGGCACATCGACGGAGGCCAGGCTCATCGATCCGCGCGACCTGGCGGCCGCCCTTGAGCGCTGCTATTCGGATCAGGCTTATCTCGCGGAGATGGCGCGGCGGGCCGAGACATGGGCCCGCCGGCCCGAGTTCGCGTGGGACCGGATCGCCGCGCAATGGCGCGACATCATCGCAGCGGCGCTTTCAACACGGGTATGAAGGCGTCCGGTGCGACGCCGTCCCGTCATGCGGCGGAGCGCACCGCCGTGTCGTCGACGACGCAGGCGTCCCACGCCGCATCGTCGGTGGCCTCGACAAGGGCTGCGTGCAGCGCCTGGATCGCCTTGTTCATCTGGTCGGCGCCGACGACGAACTGCACATCGACGGCCCGGCCGCCCTGATGCGTGGCGATCGGCACGATGTCCGCCTCGTCCAGAGCCCGCAGACCCTGATAGCCCGCCGAGATGCCCTTGAGATTGCGTCCAACGGCGGCGACCAGCGCGACCTTCTGGATATGCACGCGCGCCGAAGGATAGGCCTCGGCGATTTCATGCTCGACGCGCCGCACCGCCTTCAGCGAGGCGTCCAGATAGTGGGTGATGGTGTTGGCGTTGGAGTGTTTGGACACGATGCGCACCGCATGACGCGTCAGCGCCTTCAGGATGGTGGCGTCGTAGCCCTTGACCCCGACCATGTCCTGCTCGAACACCTCCAGCGCCAGCACGTTCAGCCCGGTCACGATCTCCACGCGCGCAACCCCGCCCAGATCGGCGTCGATCAGCGTGCCCGGATCGGCCGGCTCGAAGGCGTTGGCGACGCGCAGGGGAATGTCCGACTGGCGCAGGATCTTTGCCGCGCGCGGATGGATCGCCTCCATGCCCAGATTGGACAGGTGGTCCGCGACGTCGAAATTGGTCTGGCCGATCTTGCGCACGGCCTCCGCGCCGACGATCTTCGGGTCGGCGCTGGAGAGATGGAATTCCTTGTGGATCACCGCCTCGCGCGCCTTCGTCGCTGCAGCGAGCCGCGCAAAGGTGACCTCGGTGTAACCGCGGTCATAGAGGCGGATAAGCCCCTCGCGGCACTGCGCGTAGCCGGTGACGATGGGCAGTTCCGTCGTCAGATCGACATCGCGCAGCCCTTCCTCAATCCGCTCGTCCAGCGTCGGCTGACGCTCGTCGCGCCAGCCCGTCAGGTCGACGAAGCGCGCGTTGACGCCCTTCCGCTGCAGCAGCAGCGCCGTGGTGTAGGCGGAATGGGTTTCGCCCAGCCCGGAGAGCAACTCGCGGATGGTCATCATGTGCTCGTCGAGCTGGAAATGACCGTAGGAGCACAGCCGCTGCAGATCGATCAGGCAGCTGCGCGCGCCCTCGATGCGCTCGCGGATGAAACCGTCGGCCGCGCGGCGGTCGGCCGGATGCTCGAGCAGCCGCGAGTGCACCTCGACCATCGCCTGCATGGTGCGGTCCAGCGCCTCGCTCCAGGCGTTGCTGCTGTCGGACGCCGCGAACAGACCATAGACGCCGGGCGTGCCGGTCTTCTTGGCTTCCAGCAGCAAATCCGTGATCCCGCCATAGGCGGAGACGACGAATATCCGGTTGTACAGATCGGCGCCCTCGCGCCCTCCGAGCAACAGCGTATCCGTCAGCTCGTCGGTGCGGCTCATGGAGGTGCCGCCGATCTTTTCGACTGTATGGGTACTCATGACGTGCCTTCTTGCGGCGCGCGCCATGGGCGCGCGCTTGATTGCGGTGTGCGCGGCCAGGCGCCGCGGACGGGACGGATCACGCTGCCGTGGCGGGCGCGTAGGATCCGTCGGCCTGATGGACTTCCGTGCCGGTGACCGGCGGATTGAAGCAGCACGCCAGAACCAGTTGTTCCTCGACGCGCAAGGTGTGCTTGTCGTGCTGGTCGAGCGCATACATCACGCCGGGGCGGATCTCGTGCGTCTCGCCGGTGGCCAGATCCTCGATCGATCCCTTGCCCGAGATGCAATAGACGCTCTCGAAATGGTTCTTGTAGTGGAACGTGTGCTCCGAACCGGGCTCGATGACGGTGATGTGGAAGCTGAAGCCCATGGAATCATCGGCCAGCAGCATGCGCACCGACGTCCAGCG is a genomic window containing:
- a CDS encoding aspartate kinase, translating into MSTHTVEKIGGTSMSRTDELTDTLLLGGREGADLYNRIFVVSAYGGITDLLLEAKKTGTPGVYGLFAASDSSNAWSEALDRTMQAMVEVHSRLLEHPADRRAADGFIRERIEGARSCLIDLQRLCSYGHFQLDEHMMTIRELLSGLGETHSAYTTALLLQRKGVNARFVDLTGWRDERQPTLDERIEEGLRDVDLTTELPIVTGYAQCREGLIRLYDRGYTEVTFARLAAATKAREAVIHKEFHLSSADPKIVGAEAVRKIGQTNFDVADHLSNLGMEAIHPRAAKILRQSDIPLRVANAFEPADPGTLIDADLGGVARVEIVTGLNVLALEVFEQDMVGVKGYDATILKALTRHAVRIVSKHSNANTITHYLDASLKAVRRVEHEIAEAYPSARVHIQKVALVAAVGRNLKGISAGYQGLRALDEADIVPIATHQGGRAVDVQFVVGADQMNKAIQALHAALVEATDDAAWDACVVDDTAVRSAA
- a CDS encoding glycosyltransferase, producing MPTGFARVLESIFGRLTGDFDIHHLGVGHSGDPHPLPWPVYPAGVVGDDQWGAHRIAALADWIKPDLIFMMNDSWVVSQWLEALAAAEHRPPVIAYLPVDAGPVDPRFVTRFDMLAHAIAYTHTAAGLLRDALGRHTQQAPGFRAPPVGVIPHGLDADTFHNLGTDARATARARIFADNSEFQNAFIVLNANRNQPRKRIDLTILGFAEFARGKPETVKLFLHMGARDLGWDIPELVRRYGIEDRTLMSTAQAHMPGVSEAHLNLVYNACDVGVNTAEAEGWGLVSHEHAATGAAQIVPGHTAYNELWDNAAIRLEPALTTIDPGTSTEARLIDPRDLAAALERCYSDQAYLAEMARRAETWARRPEFAWDRIAAQWRDIIAAALSTRV
- a CDS encoding ectoine synthase encodes the protein MIVRDFHELKNSDRAVSDARWTSVRMLLADDSMGFSFHITVIEPGSEHTFHYKNHFESVYCISGKGSIEDLATGETHEIRPGVMYALDQHDKHTLRVEEQLVLACCFNPPVTGTEVHQADGSYAPATAA